In one window of Nicotiana tabacum cultivar K326 chromosome 12, ASM71507v2, whole genome shotgun sequence DNA:
- the LOC142167343 gene encoding uncharacterized protein LOC142167343 — MGDFNSVLNSQDRQHGTIIHDMETKDFREFMNDIGMNELSNMGRDYTWTNNHTYSMIDMGIVNTNWMMTMPNLYIQILEPSFSDHSPLKLMISQIQRKKASLFKFFNCLVDHPHFIPEVEQAWSTTGDTGNLQGVWNKLKRVKQVIKGLNTQQYKGVDGRIKRSQKGTTGSAIENWL; from the coding sequence ATGGGAGATTTCAATTCAGTACTTAATAGTCAGGATAGACAGCATGGTACTATAATACATGATATGGAAACAAAGGATTTCAGGGAATTCATGAATGACATTGGCATGAATGAATTATCTAATATGGGAAGGGATTATACATGGACAAATAATCATACCTATAGCATGATAGACATGGGAATAGTTAATACAAACTGGATGATGACAATGCCCAATCTTTATATACAAATCCTAGAACCATCTTTCTCTGACCATTCACCCCTTAAGCTGATGATCTCACAAATACAGAGGAAGAAAGCTAGTTTGTTCAAGTTCTTTAACTGCCTAGTTGATCACCCCCATTTCATACCAGAAGTAGAACAAGCATGGAGTACAACTGGAGATACTGGAAATCTACAAGGAGTGTGGAACAAACTCAAGAGAGTCAAGCAAGTTATTAAGGGCCTCAACACACAACAATATAAAGGTGTTGATGGCAGAATCAAAAGAAGTCAGAAGGGAACTACCGGAAGTGCAATAGAAAATTGGTTgtag
- the LOC142167344 gene encoding uncharacterized protein LOC142167344 produces the protein MADMNSKTSNTNATVPCKSDKAENPKNTDQMVKASEIQSWANVVGGNKLASRGMDLQYIVPMIKDGEKIVQSDLEDVEQENEKWNTTLVLYVIGNSLSIGAMERFLNSVGKYSMKPQIYYYNEDYFVIRFANLEERNQVMYTGPHTINNRPIVMKAWTPYLNLHEEVLRTIPLCVKFLNLPLNCWSMKALSKIGSALGNPVYAGDCTTGIVRISYARILIEIDITKPLPRRVKLQDPMGKTIEQEITYD, from the coding sequence ATGGCAGATAtgaactcaaaaacatcaaataccAATGCAACTGTGCCATGCAAATCTGACAAggctgaaaatcccaaaaatactGATCAAATGGTGAAGGCAAGTGAAATTCAATCATGGGCAAATGTTGTAGGAGGGAATAAGCTGGCATCGAGAGGTATGGATCTTCAATATATTGTACCAATGATAAAAGATGGGGAGAAAATTGTGCAATCAGACCTAGAGGATGTTGAGcaggaaaatgaaaaatggaacaCAACACTTGTTTTGTATGTCATTGGGAATTCACTATCCATAGGAGCAATGGAACGATTCCTTAATTCAGTGGGTAAGTACTCCATGAAACCTCAGATCTATTATTATAATGAAGACTACTTTGTAATTCGATTCGCAAATTTGGaggaaagaaatcaagttatGTATACTGGGCCTCATACCATTAACAATCGTCCCATTGTAATGAAAGCATGGACACCATACCTCAATTTGCATGAAGAAGTACTTAGAACCATTCCACTGTGTGTGAAGTTTCTAAATCTTCCCCTGAATTGCTGGAGTATGAAGGCATTAAGCAAAATTGGAAGTGCCTTGGGTAATCCAGTATATGCTGGTGACTGTACAACTGGTATAGTTAGAATATCTTATGCTAGAATACTGATTGAGATAGACATTACTAAACCCCTTCCTAGAAGGGTGAAGCTGCAGGATCCAATGGGAAAAACAATTGAGCAAGAGATAACCTACGACTGA